A genomic segment from Tolypothrix sp. NIES-4075 encodes:
- the purD gene encoding phosphoribosylamine--glycine ligase, with the protein MKVLVVGSGGREHALAWKLLQSKQVEQVVCVPGNGGTASLERCENLPLAVDDFEGISRYSLQNNISLVVVGPEVPLAKGITDYLQNKGLMVFGPTRAGAQIEASKAWAKALMQEAKIPTAKAAVFTEAKAAKSYVKSQGAPIVVKADGLAAGKGVTVAATVEQAQAAIDAIFQGQFGSAGEFVVIEECLTGQEVSVLALTDGLTIRPLLPAQDHKRIGEGDTGDNTGGMGAYAPSLIATPQIMERVQKEVLEKAIAILKTKNIDYRGILYAGLMIAPDGEFKVLEFNCRFGDPETQVILPLLETPLEELMIACVQQRLGDMPPIAWKGGASATVVAAAGGYPGAYEKGKVITGIEQALSAGTNVFHAGTKLLTQQVVTDGGRVLNVTGIGENFEKAIASAYAGIKCIHFEGMYYRRDIGHRVMGDG; encoded by the coding sequence GTGAAAGTTTTAGTTGTTGGTAGTGGAGGGCGGGAACATGCTCTAGCATGGAAACTGCTGCAATCTAAGCAAGTTGAGCAAGTTGTGTGCGTGCCGGGAAATGGTGGTACGGCTTCTTTAGAACGCTGTGAAAATTTACCTCTGGCGGTAGATGACTTTGAAGGCATCAGCCGCTATTCTCTACAAAATAACATTTCTTTGGTGGTCGTTGGTCCAGAAGTACCGCTGGCAAAGGGAATTACCGACTATCTGCAAAATAAAGGTTTGATGGTTTTTGGTCCGACGAGAGCGGGAGCGCAAATTGAGGCAAGTAAGGCTTGGGCAAAAGCTTTGATGCAGGAAGCGAAAATTCCCACAGCCAAGGCTGCGGTATTTACGGAGGCAAAAGCAGCTAAATCATATGTGAAATCGCAGGGCGCACCAATTGTTGTCAAGGCTGATGGTTTGGCGGCTGGTAAGGGTGTAACTGTGGCAGCAACAGTGGAACAGGCACAGGCGGCTATTGATGCGATTTTTCAGGGGCAGTTTGGCAGCGCTGGGGAATTTGTAGTTATTGAAGAGTGTTTAACTGGGCAGGAAGTGTCAGTTTTAGCCTTGACAGATGGTTTGACAATTCGCCCTTTATTGCCCGCTCAGGATCATAAGCGAATTGGCGAGGGCGATACAGGAGATAATACAGGGGGAATGGGAGCTTATGCCCCTTCCTTGATCGCTACACCGCAAATTATGGAACGCGTGCAAAAAGAAGTATTAGAGAAAGCGATCGCCATCCTCAAAACCAAAAACATCGACTATCGAGGCATTCTCTACGCCGGCTTAATGATTGCCCCAGATGGCGAATTTAAAGTTTTAGAATTTAACTGTCGCTTTGGCGACCCAGAAACACAAGTTATTCTCCCACTGTTAGAAACACCCTTAGAAGAATTAATGATTGCCTGCGTCCAGCAACGCCTGGGAGACATGCCGCCCATCGCTTGGAAAGGTGGGGCATCTGCGACCGTCGTCGCTGCCGCAGGCGGCTATCCTGGGGCGTATGAGAAAGGAAAAGTAATTACAGGCATTGAACAAGCTTTATCCGCAGGAACTAATGTATTTCATGCTGGGACAAAGTTGCTTACTCAGCAAGTAGTGACAGATGGGGGTCGGGTGTTAAATGTCACCGGCATAGGAGAGAATTTTGAGAAAGCGATCGCTTCTGCATACGCCGGCATCAAATGCATCCACTTTGAGGGAATGTATTATCGGCGCGATATTGGTCATCGGGTAATGGGGGATGGGTAA
- the nblS gene encoding two-component system sensor histidine kinase NblS, which produces MLAFFETIREAIANWWSEFTLQTKLLAAATLVVSLIMSGLTFWAVNTIQQDARLNDTRFGRDLGLLLAGNIAPLIEAGNLTEVAQFSQRFYSSTSSVRYMLYADETGKIFFGIPFSEPEVETSLTIERRIQLPDDYAADADKPMVRQHQSPDGVVTDVFVPLIADNKYLGVLAIGINPNQTAVISTNFTRDVTIAVFITIWVMVILAGVVNALTITKPIKELLAGVKQIAAGNFQQRIDLPLGGELGELILSFNDMAERLESYEEQNIEELTAEKAKLETLVSTIADGAVLIDNNMQVILVNPTARRIFGWENRHVEGSSVLSHLPSAVQMEITRPLYEMAAGECESAEFRIPISEPTKRTIRILLTTVLNQQRENIKGIAITVQDITREVELNEAKSQFISNVSHELRTPLFNIKSFIETLHEYGEDLGVNQRREFLETVNHETDRLTRLVNDVLDLSKLESGRNYHFNGVDLAQAIDQTLRTYQLNARDKGIELIQEVAPNLPLVVGNYDLLLQVLANLVGNCLKFSLAGGKVAIRTYQLDPKRDRNQPGQVRVEVSDTGIGIPPEDQKAIFDRFFRVENRVHTLEGTGLGLSIVRNIIEEKHHSKVHLVSEVGVGTTFWFDLTVFNEDAIQVFVEGANVV; this is translated from the coding sequence ATGCTGGCTTTTTTTGAAACAATCCGAGAAGCGATCGCCAATTGGTGGTCGGAGTTCACTCTCCAGACCAAGCTTTTGGCTGCTGCCACTTTAGTGGTTTCTTTAATTATGAGTGGTCTAACCTTCTGGGCAGTGAATACCATTCAGCAGGATGCGCGTCTAAATGATACCCGCTTCGGTCGTGACCTTGGGCTGCTACTAGCTGGTAACATTGCACCGCTTATAGAAGCCGGAAATCTCACGGAAGTTGCCCAATTTTCCCAACGCTTTTACAGCAGCACCTCTAGCGTGCGTTATATGCTCTACGCTGATGAAACTGGGAAAATCTTTTTTGGCATTCCCTTTTCGGAACCAGAGGTAGAAACGTCCCTAACAATTGAGCGTCGGATACAGCTACCAGATGATTATGCTGCCGATGCAGATAAGCCGATGGTGCGACAACACCAGTCACCAGATGGAGTCGTAACTGATGTATTTGTGCCTTTAATTGCTGATAACAAGTATTTGGGTGTATTAGCGATCGGCATTAACCCCAATCAAACCGCAGTCATTTCCACAAATTTTACCCGCGATGTCACCATTGCCGTATTTATCACGATTTGGGTAATGGTGATTTTGGCAGGAGTAGTCAACGCTTTAACCATTACCAAGCCAATTAAAGAACTTTTAGCGGGAGTAAAACAAATTGCTGCCGGAAATTTTCAGCAACGAATTGACTTACCCCTAGGTGGAGAACTAGGAGAGTTAATTTTAAGCTTTAATGACATGGCAGAGCGTTTGGAGAGTTACGAAGAACAAAATATTGAAGAACTGACGGCAGAAAAAGCCAAGTTAGAAACGTTAGTTTCCACCATTGCTGATGGTGCAGTGCTGATTGACAACAACATGCAGGTGATATTAGTCAACCCCACAGCGCGGCGAATTTTTGGCTGGGAAAATAGACATGTTGAAGGTAGTAGTGTATTGTCTCATTTGCCCTCAGCAGTACAAATGGAAATCACCCGACCCTTGTATGAAATGGCAGCAGGGGAGTGCGAAAGTGCTGAGTTTCGCATCCCGATTAGCGAACCTACCAAGCGCACCATCCGTATTCTTTTAACTACAGTTCTCAACCAGCAACGGGAGAATATTAAAGGGATCGCCATCACTGTACAAGATATTACCCGCGAAGTCGAACTAAACGAGGCAAAAAGCCAATTTATCAGCAACGTTTCCCACGAACTGCGAACTCCTTTATTTAATATCAAATCGTTTATCGAAACTCTGCACGAATACGGTGAAGATTTGGGTGTAAATCAACGGCGGGAATTTCTAGAAACAGTTAACCATGAAACCGATCGCCTGACTCGTCTGGTTAATGATGTTTTGGATTTGTCCAAGTTAGAATCTGGTCGCAATTATCACTTTAATGGAGTCGATTTGGCGCAAGCGATCGACCAAACTCTACGTACTTACCAACTTAATGCTAGAGATAAAGGCATCGAACTTATTCAAGAAGTTGCCCCAAACTTGCCGCTAGTAGTCGGTAATTATGATTTGTTACTGCAAGTATTAGCAAATCTGGTTGGTAATTGCCTGAAATTTTCTCTTGCTGGTGGCAAAGTTGCAATTCGCACTTATCAATTAGACCCAAAACGCGATCGCAACCAGCCAGGTCAAGTGCGCGTAGAAGTCTCCGATACTGGTATTGGCATTCCTCCAGAAGACCAAAAAGCAATTTTTGACCGCTTCTTCCGGGTTGAAAACAGAGTTCACACTTTAGAAGGCACAGGTTTAGGACTATCAATTGTCAGAAATATCATCGAAGAAAAGCATCACAGTAAAGTCCATCTCGTGAGTGAAGTTGGTGTCGGTACAACTTTTTGGTTTGATTTAACCGTTTTTAATGAAGATGCAATTCAAGTTTTTGTTGAGGGTGCAAATGTAGTTTAA
- a CDS encoding DUF2157 domain-containing protein — MSSPLDRPLKFEIKLPSSHPELLEGLDTLLRLGLISDAQVKQIAFEFLVCQMVSQPETKPESQVAFTTTEPVKAAAVPQKPVKPNLIATMLQSLGAELSVRWLLFLGVFLVVVSSGVLAATQWERFPASGQYGVLLAYTLSFWGLSFWAGKQPNLRLTAQTLLIVTLLLVPVNFWAMDSFKLWQNPVDWLVIAIAFPILTTITILLCKNRLFIANSPIGKLPLVNILALSYLHWGWKLPGFPLIAVYLAMIGTTIITVYHNRNRSANSLQEEDKRVGLGITLPALIVVYALAVLLVRAIFVVRVDITQLGLAIGICGWLVAWLAQRGGGEGGLLGDKGTRGLLGDKGTILSPHPPISPSPHLPISPSPHPLVPLSPHLPLSPSPTPQLPWEILGGILLFLGWLVTVVSSPLQAIAVSGLSLWFFNRRLQQHAFKVDLAAIFVIGLQTVWLAWRLIPAELQQSAIEEATKLTNSQNEPWALLSVALFPYLIFMVALTNRIYRTQKRELATFGDNLTLLFGIFLTTIALVNPILRSLNLLFSTITLAAVTHQETRRQGDRGTGGQGGQGGQGEELPITHYPLPIPHSPLPTSLIYLTHITGVLTLCSTIDWLLPNLQTQVWASILLALMVAEWLQSVGAGIWRRSAWHIGFGLAVISYLLLWKNASAFWTSGIINSDNWGLIWLITPITLTVIASRTSAPRRITSSLLSVLTLLAAQLLILPLPGTRLIGLGVGTAGMFANTRYLRNNQSAGTTVGFGLSFLAVLLWDGVFNLPHLSLDGWFVVGAIAIFSLWFASKALSRGEELAAIYATVIDKWAIALCSFELLSLTLHSLLLYQNFAIPGFLYLISTALTLAAIVYRSWQQPTNLAFYGIGWCLELLIAQVFGFGKGDIIKIAIANIALGLITQLFGEWWRRRHQLSKMPSSFHILPLIYGAFSVLLRLNTFTEWTGLYSLGVALIVIGVGRRHQDFKPLLYLGIAGISISAYELLFYQMSQASGGAWGDGLIAMSALGASIMYAYRILSPWLINYLPLTPEELKGIAHIHWAWSSCLLMVAITAPIAVNRLVGLATGAFLIRYAIFQGRRSPTSPTLRLGGITTEEIWVYLGLLEFAGMRIYWRETAVGQLLTGVLVPWNGAIACLVAYILYILPWESWGWSKKPWQLAAYIIPLIIFWETRLQVYPITIAIAAAYYIFLAKIRENIRFTYISVALIDWALFRWFANLHLTDTLWYITLIGLSLLYIAQVDVSLILPDYKTSRHYLRLLGSSIICGWAILFHQETAVIPGIFSLIAIFAGLALRVRAFLYVGTATFFITSIYQLIIFSLRYPFLKWVIGLLVGILLISIAANFERRRAQINSLLRNTTGGFQEWE; from the coding sequence ATGTCTTCACCTCTCGATCGCCCTCTGAAATTTGAAATCAAGCTACCATCATCCCATCCGGAATTATTAGAAGGATTGGATACATTGCTGCGCTTGGGTTTGATATCCGATGCCCAAGTTAAGCAAATAGCCTTTGAATTTCTCGTTTGTCAGATGGTGTCGCAACCTGAGACTAAACCAGAATCGCAGGTAGCATTTACAACTACCGAACCTGTGAAAGCCGCAGCAGTACCACAAAAGCCTGTTAAACCCAACTTGATCGCAACGATGTTGCAGTCATTGGGGGCAGAATTAAGTGTCCGTTGGCTGCTATTTTTAGGTGTATTTCTGGTAGTAGTCTCCTCTGGGGTGTTAGCCGCAACTCAGTGGGAGAGATTCCCCGCTTCAGGACAGTATGGAGTTTTATTAGCTTATACTTTGAGTTTCTGGGGGTTGAGTTTTTGGGCAGGCAAACAGCCTAATTTAAGATTAACGGCACAGACATTGCTAATTGTCACCCTTTTGTTAGTGCCGGTGAATTTTTGGGCGATGGATAGCTTCAAGTTGTGGCAAAATCCTGTGGATTGGTTAGTAATAGCGATCGCTTTTCCTATCCTCACAACTATTACTATTTTACTTTGCAAAAATCGGCTGTTTATCGCCAATTCACCAATCGGGAAATTGCCCTTAGTAAATATTTTGGCGCTGTCATACTTACACTGGGGCTGGAAATTACCAGGATTTCCCTTAATTGCCGTTTATTTGGCGATGATTGGCACAACTATCATTACCGTATATCACAATCGCAATCGATCCGCCAATTCTTTGCAAGAAGAAGATAAGCGTGTCGGACTTGGTATTACTTTACCTGCCTTAATAGTAGTTTATGCTTTGGCGGTGTTACTAGTACGGGCGATTTTTGTTGTCCGAGTAGATATCACCCAGTTAGGTTTAGCTATTGGAATTTGCGGTTGGTTAGTCGCTTGGTTAGCACAAAGAGGAGGGGGAGAGGGGGGACTCCTTGGAGACAAGGGGACAAGGGGACTCCTTGGAGACAAGGGGACAATTCTTTCTCCCCATCCCCCCATCTCCCCATCCCCCCATCTCCCCATCTCCCCATCTCCCCATCCCCTTGTCCCCTTGTCTCCCCATCTCCCCCTCTCCCCCTCCCCCACTCCTCAACTACCGTGGGAAATCCTGGGGGGAATCTTACTTTTCCTCGGTTGGTTAGTAACGGTGGTATCATCACCTTTGCAAGCGATCGCTGTTAGCGGTTTGAGTTTGTGGTTTTTCAATCGTCGTTTGCAACAACATGCTTTCAAAGTTGATTTAGCAGCAATTTTCGTTATAGGCTTGCAGACAGTTTGGCTAGCTTGGCGGTTGATACCTGCTGAATTACAACAATCAGCGATCGAAGAAGCAACAAAACTCACCAATTCGCAAAATGAACCTTGGGCGTTACTCAGTGTAGCTTTATTTCCCTACCTAATTTTCATGGTAGCGCTAACAAATCGTATTTATCGCACACAAAAGCGGGAATTAGCTACTTTTGGGGATAATTTAACGCTTTTATTCGGAATTTTCTTAACTACCATCGCTTTAGTCAATCCGATATTGCGATCGCTAAATTTACTCTTTTCCACAATAACTCTTGCAGCAGTCACCCATCAGGAGACAAGGAGACAGGGAGACAGGGGGACAGGGGGACAAGGGGGACAAGGAGGACAAGGGGAGGAATTACCCATTACCCATTACCCATTACCCATTCCCCATTCCCCATTACCCACTTCCCTGATATATCTGACACACATAACCGGGGTACTAACACTTTGCTCGACAATTGATTGGCTGTTACCAAATCTGCAAACTCAAGTCTGGGCAAGCATTTTGTTAGCGCTGATGGTGGCGGAATGGTTGCAAAGCGTTGGCGCTGGAATATGGCGACGTAGTGCGTGGCACATCGGTTTTGGATTAGCGGTAATTAGCTATTTACTACTTTGGAAAAATGCTTCCGCGTTTTGGACGAGCGGTATAATCAACAGTGATAATTGGGGATTAATTTGGTTAATTACCCCCATTACCCTCACGGTAATTGCTAGCCGCACCTCTGCACCGCGTCGCATTACTAGCAGTTTATTGAGCGTTTTAACTTTGTTAGCGGCACAGTTACTTATTTTACCTTTGCCAGGAACTAGATTAATTGGTTTAGGTGTGGGTACGGCGGGGATGTTTGCAAACACGCGCTATTTGCGAAACAATCAATCTGCGGGAACTACGGTAGGTTTTGGGCTGAGTTTTCTTGCTGTGCTGCTGTGGGATGGCGTTTTTAATTTACCGCATCTATCGCTAGATGGATGGTTTGTGGTGGGAGCGATCGCTATCTTCAGTTTATGGTTTGCCAGCAAAGCACTCAGTCGAGGTGAAGAATTAGCCGCTATCTATGCAACTGTCATTGACAAATGGGCGATCGCATTATGTAGCTTTGAGTTATTGAGTCTAACACTGCACTCGCTGCTTCTTTACCAAAACTTTGCTATTCCCGGTTTTTTATACTTAATTTCTACGGCATTAACTTTGGCTGCGATCGTTTATCGCAGTTGGCAACAACCGACAAATTTAGCATTTTATGGCATCGGTTGGTGTCTGGAATTGTTGATAGCTCAAGTTTTTGGCTTTGGCAAAGGTGATATTATCAAGATTGCGATCGCTAACATCGCCTTAGGTTTAATAACTCAGCTTTTTGGCGAATGGTGGCGAAGGCGACATCAATTATCAAAAATGCCCAGTAGTTTCCACATTCTACCTTTAATATACGGTGCATTCAGCGTACTATTGCGTTTAAACACCTTTACCGAGTGGACAGGTTTATATTCTTTAGGTGTAGCCTTGATTGTAATTGGTGTGGGACGACGCCACCAAGATTTCAAACCGCTACTTTATTTAGGAATCGCAGGCATATCAATTTCCGCTTATGAACTTTTGTTTTATCAAATGTCTCAAGCTTCGGGAGGTGCTTGGGGTGATGGATTGATTGCCATGTCTGCTTTGGGCGCAAGCATCATGTATGCTTATCGTATACTGTCGCCTTGGTTAATTAACTATTTACCTCTTACACCCGAAGAATTAAAAGGAATTGCTCATATTCACTGGGCTTGGAGTAGTTGCTTGTTAATGGTAGCCATTACTGCCCCCATTGCCGTCAATCGCCTTGTAGGATTAGCAACAGGTGCTTTTTTGATTCGCTACGCCATTTTTCAAGGACGCCGTTCCCCCACTTCCCCAACTCTTCGCCTTGGGGGTATTACAACAGAGGAAATCTGGGTTTACCTAGGTTTACTGGAATTTGCTGGTATGCGAATTTACTGGCGCGAAACGGCAGTAGGACAATTATTAACAGGTGTTTTAGTTCCTTGGAATGGTGCGATCGCTTGTCTAGTTGCCTATATTCTCTACATCTTACCTTGGGAGAGTTGGGGCTGGTCGAAAAAACCTTGGCAGCTTGCTGCATACATAATTCCACTGATTATTTTCTGGGAAACTAGACTGCAAGTATACCCGATTACGATAGCGATCGCTGCTGCGTATTACATCTTCCTCGCCAAGATTCGCGAAAATATTCGTTTTACCTACATTAGCGTCGCCTTGATTGATTGGGCGCTATTTCGCTGGTTTGCCAACTTACATCTCACAGATACTTTGTGGTACATCACACTGATAGGATTATCACTACTATATATTGCTCAAGTTGATGTAAGCCTCATCCTTCCAGATTATAAAACATCTCGTCACTACTTACGACTGTTAGGCAGCAGCATAATTTGTGGATGGGCAATTTTATTTCATCAAGAGACAGCAGTTATACCAGGAATTTTCAGCCTCATCGCCATATTTGCCGGATTAGCTTTGCGCGTGCGGGCTTTTCTTTACGTTGGTACGGCGACTTTTTTCATTACTAGTATCTATCAACTGATAATTTTCAGCTTGCGATATCCCTTTTTAAAATGGGTGATTGGCTTGTTAGTCGGTATCCTACTCATTTCCATTGCAGCCAACTTTGAAAGGCGTCGCGCTCAAATAAATTCTTTACTTCGCAACACCACTGGTGGATTTCAAGAATGGGAGTAA
- a CDS encoding NAD-dependent epimerase/dehydratase family protein, with amino-acid sequence MAKVIVTGAAGFIGSQLTETLLKQGDEVIGIDEFNDYYDPALKRKNVAHLHWFPGFELIEGNIQFLDWQTLLKDVEVVYHQAAQAGVRASWGQGFRAYTERNISSTQILLEAAKDAKHLKRLVFASTSSVYGDAETLPTHEKICPAPVSPYGITKLAAERLCGLYQKNFGVPFVALRYFTVYGPRQRPDMAFHKFFKSILQDEAIPIYGDGLQTRDFTFVSDAVAANLAAATVPEAVGEIFNIGGGSRVVLKEVLDTMEEIVGKPIKRIHIEKAMGDARHTAADVSKAQRILGYQPKVSLREGLMQEWEWVKALY; translated from the coding sequence ATGGCTAAAGTTATTGTCACCGGCGCGGCGGGGTTTATTGGTTCTCAGCTTACAGAAACACTGCTGAAACAAGGAGATGAAGTAATCGGAATTGATGAGTTTAACGATTACTACGACCCCGCTTTAAAGCGTAAGAATGTTGCACACTTACATTGGTTCCCAGGCTTTGAACTAATTGAAGGAAATATTCAGTTTTTAGATTGGCAAACACTCCTCAAAGACGTAGAGGTAGTTTACCATCAGGCAGCGCAGGCGGGAGTACGTGCTAGTTGGGGTCAAGGTTTCCGTGCTTACACTGAACGAAACATCAGCTCTACCCAAATTTTATTGGAAGCGGCAAAAGATGCCAAACACCTGAAAAGGTTAGTATTTGCTTCAACTTCTAGCGTGTATGGTGATGCGGAAACTCTACCCACCCATGAGAAAATTTGTCCGGCACCAGTTTCGCCTTACGGTATTACCAAGCTAGCAGCTGAAAGGTTGTGTGGACTGTATCAAAAAAACTTTGGCGTGCCTTTTGTGGCGTTGCGCTATTTTACAGTTTACGGTCCCAGACAGCGCCCGGATATGGCGTTTCATAAGTTCTTCAAATCTATTTTGCAGGATGAAGCGATTCCGATTTATGGCGATGGGTTGCAAACGCGGGATTTTACTTTTGTTAGTGATGCTGTCGCGGCTAATTTAGCCGCTGCCACAGTCCCCGAAGCTGTGGGTGAGATTTTTAATATTGGCGGTGGTAGCAGGGTGGTGTTAAAAGAAGTGTTGGACACGATGGAGGAAATTGTCGGCAAACCCATCAAGAGAATTCATATTGAAAAAGCGATGGGAGATGCGCGTCATACGGCAGCGGATGTATCGAAAGCACAGAGAATTTTGGGATATCAGCCAAAGGTTTCCCTCAGAGAAGGTTTGATGCAGGAATGGGAGTGGGTGAAAGCGTTGTATTAA
- a CDS encoding type II toxin-antitoxin system VapC family toxin, producing MLYQVIVDTGVLVALIDQRDQYHTWVTEQLTQIASPLLTCEAVISETWFLLQRVNNGRETLLQLLAQRQVVIQFNLDAELATVLALLTCYQSVPVSLADAELVRMAELYPNSFVFTLDSDFQIYRKNRDRPIPLLSPQSEV from the coding sequence ATGCTTTATCAAGTGATTGTTGACACAGGTGTTTTGGTGGCTTTAATTGATCAACGCGATCAGTATCACACCTGGGTAACAGAGCAGTTGACCCAGATTGCGTCACCTTTGCTGACTTGTGAGGCTGTAATTTCAGAAACCTGGTTTCTGTTGCAACGGGTGAATAATGGTCGGGAAACGCTGCTTCAACTTCTGGCTCAACGGCAAGTCGTGATTCAATTTAATTTAGATGCGGAATTGGCAACAGTATTGGCACTGCTGACTTGCTATCAATCTGTGCCAGTCTCTTTGGCAGATGCGGAACTAGTAAGGATGGCAGAGCTTTATCCCAACAGTTTCGTTTTCACTCTCGATAGTGATTTTCAAATTTATCGTAAGAACCGCGATCGCCCAATTCCTCTGCTCAGTCCTCAGTCAGAAGTTTGA
- a CDS encoding PAS domain-containing protein has translation MSTSILRILNLPGWNYKMSHEGVSILAPTKRDATDLAQSYGDALSETAAKLNGKVRIKWRGCKNPIEFFGWMSSTGAPTPSETAERILHSGGAVFCSQVHIPRGLLYRMVTAAENERPISIVRQDNRKQIIVNQPMADMLNTPPEVATQRIMTQFWLPEDLAELEQRLRSNSEFTWTYSAGLNEQAWAILTTHFEAFEVEGIWYRQGTCLSTPQLVPIPPGAFAPV, from the coding sequence ATGAGCACGAGTATTCTTCGGATATTGAACCTACCGGGTTGGAACTATAAAATGTCCCACGAGGGAGTTTCCATCCTTGCTCCCACAAAGCGGGATGCTACCGACCTTGCCCAAAGCTACGGAGATGCTCTCAGTGAAACTGCGGCAAAACTTAACGGTAAGGTGCGAATTAAATGGAGGGGCTGTAAAAATCCAATCGAATTTTTCGGGTGGATGTCTTCCACTGGTGCCCCCACACCCTCAGAAACTGCCGAACGTATTTTGCATTCTGGGGGTGCAGTCTTTTGCAGCCAAGTGCATATCCCACGCGGGTTATTGTACCGAATGGTTACAGCCGCTGAAAACGAGCGTCCAATTAGCATTGTCAGACAAGACAATCGCAAGCAAATCATAGTCAACCAACCAATGGCTGACATGTTAAATACACCCCCGGAGGTTGCTACCCAAAGAATAATGACTCAATTTTGGCTTCCTGAGGATTTGGCAGAACTAGAACAAAGACTACGCAGTAATAGCGAGTTTACCTGGACTTACTCTGCTGGACTCAACGAGCAAGCTTGGGCAATTTTAACAACTCACTTTGAGGCATTTGAGGTTGAGGGTATCTGGTACAGACAGGGAACCTGCTTATCAACTCCTCAGCTAGTGCCAATTCCACCTGGGGCTTTTGCTCCGGTTTAA
- a CDS encoding DUF2281 domain-containing protein gives MSNAIFVIIKSLSLLYLMAMSHLCEQILQTVEALSAEEQQQVLDFVEFIWAKRQKPRIIESEMVPQSFFEVAQSAIGAGEGPGDLSTNPDYMHGYGQ, from the coding sequence ATGTCAAACGCTATATTTGTCATAATAAAATCATTGTCCCTTCTATATCTGATGGCAATGTCTCATTTGTGTGAGCAAATTTTACAAACAGTAGAAGCATTATCGGCAGAAGAGCAGCAACAGGTTTTGGACTTTGTAGAGTTTATATGGGCAAAACGTCAGAAGCCAAGGATTATAGAATCTGAAATGGTTCCTCAATCGTTTTTTGAGGTTGCCCAGTCCGCAATTGGGGCAGGGGAAGGTCCCGGCGATCTTTCAACAAATCCAGACTATATGCACGGCTACGGTCAGTAA